In Stigmatella aurantiaca, the following proteins share a genomic window:
- a CDS encoding imm11 family protein, giving the protein MPKRFFKLADDVYVPHRWHLDTPMDSHGQQVDDRQFRYGEPVHIQGRLRIAIETAGTPLDYTEAGVGLPVVHVRVASIFAELAPDDVQLIPVDVEGQPDQYLILVATRVIDCIDEKASRFDRWTPEEGVLHGIRRYSIMYELRIDKAKVGSAQVFRPEGWTGTLLVSGEIKDALERMGATGTRFEEV; this is encoded by the coding sequence ATGCCCAAGCGTTTTTTCAAGCTCGCCGATGATGTGTACGTCCCGCACCGATGGCACCTCGACACGCCGATGGACAGTCACGGCCAGCAAGTGGACGACCGGCAGTTTAGGTACGGGGAACCCGTTCACATCCAGGGTCGCTTGAGAATCGCCATCGAGACTGCGGGCACGCCGCTGGACTACACAGAAGCGGGTGTTGGCCTCCCGGTGGTCCATGTCCGGGTCGCGTCCATCTTCGCAGAGCTGGCCCCGGATGATGTGCAACTGATCCCCGTGGATGTGGAGGGCCAACCGGATCAGTACCTCATCCTCGTTGCCACGCGCGTCATCGACTGCATCGACGAAAAGGCTTCCAGGTTCGATCGTTGGACGCCCGAAGAGGGAGTGCTTCACGGAATCCGGCGGTATTCCATCATGTACGAACTGCGTATCGACAAGGCGAAGGTGGGAAGCGCCCAGGTGTTCCGTCCCGAGGGGTGGACGGGCACGCTGCTCGTCTCCGGGGAGATCAAGGACGCCTTGGAGCGCATGGGCGCCACAGGCACGAGGTTCGAGGAAGTCTAA
- a CDS encoding AHH domain-containing protein, with protein MEEIALTAEGVTVTVAATAMTMGASGSGGTSPCIETHHIATICNDTSTTRGGPWTPRFRKIFARAGMTLDDPANTMPLQGHYGPHPKRYHEIVHEALDDATATCRSVVECRAALTDQLRRLAKQIATPGTELNRLVTQQ; from the coding sequence GTGGAGGAGATCGCGCTGACGGCGGAGGGGGTGACCGTGACGGTGGCCGCCACCGCGATGACGATGGGGGCGAGTGGCAGTGGCGGCACGAGCCCCTGCATCGAGACGCACCACATCGCCACCATCTGCAACGACACGTCCACCACGCGCGGCGGCCCGTGGACTCCCAGGTTCCGGAAGATTTTCGCAAGAGCGGGGATGACGCTGGACGACCCGGCGAACACGATGCCTCTCCAGGGGCACTACGGGCCGCACCCCAAGCGGTATCACGAGATCGTCCATGAGGCGCTGGACGATGCAACGGCGACCTGTCGCAGCGTCGTGGAGTGCCGCGCGGCGCTGACCGACCAACTCCGAAGACTGGCCAAGCAAATCGCCACCCCGGGAACAGAACTGAACCGGCTCGTCACCCAGCAGTAA
- a CDS encoding response regulator yields the protein MDKKRILVIDDSEAIHTDFYRILCPEPSEGKQELDLLEEALFGPEASEEKVVMPTFELDSAFQGQEGFAKVQEAVSTGRPYAMVFLDYRMPPGWNGLETLRHLRKVAPSQPVVLCSAYSDYSWEDIVREFGTEHLVELRKPFNSQELQEIARSLTEPGDVREGLVRTGP from the coding sequence ATGGATAAGAAACGGATTCTGGTCATCGACGACTCCGAGGCCATCCACACGGATTTCTACCGGATCCTCTGTCCGGAGCCGAGTGAGGGCAAACAGGAGCTGGACTTGCTGGAGGAGGCGCTCTTTGGTCCGGAGGCCTCCGAGGAGAAAGTGGTCATGCCCACGTTCGAATTGGACTCGGCCTTCCAGGGGCAGGAGGGGTTCGCCAAGGTCCAGGAGGCCGTGTCCACCGGCCGGCCGTATGCCATGGTCTTCCTGGACTACCGCATGCCGCCTGGCTGGAATGGGCTGGAGACGTTGCGGCACCTGCGCAAGGTGGCGCCCTCGCAGCCGGTGGTGCTCTGCTCGGCGTACTCCGATTACTCCTGGGAGGACATCGTCCGGGAGTTCGGAACGGAGCACCTGGTGGAGTTGAGGAAGCCCTTCAACAGCCAGGAGCTGCAGGAGATCGCACGCTCCTTGACCGAACCCGGGGACGTGAGGGAGGGCCTTGTCAGAACTGGCCCGTGA
- a CDS encoding ATP-binding protein has translation MSRIHSSLARSTLIKMGVRIAVIIALSTLFSYLHMFNSLRAEALVRLEGHVSERSQREQAIFVLAEDNQRLLRQVLTERLQGLGQEDPGARFDSLFQPLPDGSIRDRPERFDGTKMPCVFIPKGVQPDAALRRTILASYDVLSQYGPAFLVRFKNTYITFPSGAFVSFWPEKPAFCHEVEATFSVLPFELFSLSTPEHNARRQPVWTGIFVEPTAKLWMVSASTPVDVDGRHVATISHDILLEELMDRTLHNQLPGAYNILFRDDGQVIAHPALNMEGATEGYNILRPPGPRGDATPKFSSEEEQVHLKNIFDRVKNRAPRENVQEIPEQGEYAAISVIRGPGWNFVTVLPEHQVTSAAFQAARYVLLFGVLSLLLELAIMYWVLRAQITRPLLSLTQATTTVASGDFKLQMDTSREDELGQLAQGFQLMAAEVQRREEALKQANEGLELRVEERTLELKQLHRKLLDTARQVGRAEVATNVLHNVGNVLNSVTTAAMLARQRLTGLKFDRLSRVVSLCEQHQADLATFLTQDKRGQNVLPFLSRLGKHMQDEGQALQVLMGDVSRHTEHIGAIVKLQQRYARTPQLLEPVNLQELVEDALRINLAALGRHAVKVERSLEPLPPVLTEKHKVLMILVNLISNAKYALEAVPQDERRMTLKLARSSAGHIRIEVQDNGIGIAPDMQTRIFQYGFTTREEGHGFGLHSSALAAQELGGSLSVQSEGVGQGAAFILDLPAAPQRESEPTHG, from the coding sequence ATGTCCAGAATTCACTCCTCCCTGGCCCGCTCGACGCTCATCAAGATGGGGGTGCGCATCGCGGTCATCATCGCCCTGAGCACCCTCTTCAGCTACCTCCACATGTTCAACTCCTTGCGCGCCGAGGCCTTGGTCCGGCTGGAGGGGCACGTTTCGGAGCGCAGCCAGCGGGAGCAGGCCATCTTCGTGCTCGCGGAGGACAACCAGCGCCTCCTCCGGCAGGTGCTGACGGAGCGGCTCCAGGGCCTGGGCCAGGAGGATCCGGGCGCGCGTTTCGACAGTCTGTTCCAGCCACTGCCAGACGGCTCCATCCGTGACCGGCCCGAACGGTTCGATGGCACGAAGATGCCCTGTGTCTTCATCCCCAAGGGGGTACAGCCCGACGCAGCGCTCCGCAGGACGATCCTGGCTTCGTATGACGTGCTCTCCCAGTATGGGCCTGCGTTCCTCGTTCGTTTCAAGAATACCTACATCACGTTTCCGAGCGGAGCGTTCGTGAGCTTCTGGCCGGAGAAGCCGGCCTTTTGCCATGAGGTCGAGGCCACTTTCTCGGTGCTCCCCTTCGAGCTCTTCAGCCTCAGCACGCCCGAGCACAACGCGCGGAGGCAGCCGGTGTGGACTGGCATCTTCGTGGAGCCGACCGCCAAGCTCTGGATGGTGTCGGCGTCCACGCCTGTGGACGTGGACGGGCGCCACGTCGCGACGATCAGCCACGACATCCTGCTTGAGGAGCTGATGGACCGCACCCTCCACAATCAGTTGCCAGGCGCGTACAACATCCTCTTCCGTGATGATGGCCAGGTCATCGCCCACCCCGCGCTGAACATGGAGGGTGCCACGGAGGGTTACAACATCCTGCGTCCGCCCGGACCACGCGGGGACGCCACCCCGAAGTTCAGCTCCGAGGAGGAGCAAGTCCACCTGAAGAACATCTTCGACCGGGTGAAGAACCGCGCGCCGCGCGAAAACGTGCAGGAAATCCCCGAGCAGGGGGAGTACGCGGCCATTTCCGTGATACGGGGCCCCGGGTGGAATTTCGTCACGGTGCTGCCGGAGCACCAGGTGACCTCGGCGGCATTCCAGGCGGCGCGCTATGTCCTGCTGTTCGGCGTGCTGTCCCTGCTCCTGGAGCTGGCCATCATGTACTGGGTGCTGCGGGCGCAGATCACCCGTCCGCTGCTGAGCCTCACGCAAGCCACCACCACGGTGGCGTCCGGCGACTTCAAGCTCCAGATGGACACCTCGCGCGAGGACGAGCTGGGGCAGCTGGCCCAAGGCTTCCAGCTCATGGCCGCCGAGGTGCAGCGGCGCGAGGAGGCCCTGAAGCAGGCCAACGAGGGGCTGGAGCTGCGCGTCGAGGAGCGCACCCTGGAGCTCAAGCAACTCCACCGCAAGCTCCTGGACACCGCGCGCCAAGTGGGCAGGGCGGAGGTCGCCACCAACGTCCTTCACAATGTCGGCAACGTGCTCAACAGCGTCACCACCGCGGCCATGCTGGCCAGGCAACGGCTGACCGGGCTGAAGTTCGACCGCCTGAGCCGGGTGGTGTCCCTGTGTGAGCAGCACCAGGCGGACCTTGCCACCTTCCTCACGCAGGATAAGCGCGGGCAGAATGTGCTTCCCTTCCTGAGCCGGTTGGGAAAGCACATGCAGGACGAGGGGCAGGCGCTTCAAGTCCTGATGGGGGATGTCAGCCGGCACACCGAGCACATCGGCGCCATCGTCAAGCTGCAGCAGCGCTACGCGCGGACGCCCCAGCTCTTGGAGCCCGTCAATCTCCAGGAGCTGGTGGAGGACGCCCTGCGCATCAACCTGGCCGCGCTCGGCCGCCACGCGGTGAAGGTGGAGCGGAGCCTCGAGCCGTTGCCGCCCGTCTTGACCGAGAAGCACAAGGTGCTGATGATCCTGGTCAACCTGATCAGCAATGCCAAGTACGCCTTGGAAGCGGTGCCTCAAGACGAGCGCCGGATGACGCTGAAGCTGGCACGCTCCTCCGCCGGGCACATTCGCATCGAGGTCCAGGACAACGGTATTGGCATTGCCCCAGACATGCAGACGCGCATCTTCCAGTATGGCTTTACCACCCGCGAGGAGGGGCACGGCTTTGGTCTACACTCCAGCGCGCTGGCCGCCCAGGAGCTCGGGGGCTCCTTGTCCGTTCAGAGTGAGGGGGTGGGGCAGGGGGCTGCGTTCATCCTGGATCTCCCCGCAGCGCCCCAGCGCGAGAGCGAGCCCACCCATGGATAA
- a CDS encoding pyridoxamine 5'-phosphate oxidase family protein, protein MAKQFPRLEAHHHRFIAEQHLFFTASAAPTGHVNVSPRSTDMFRVLGDNAVMYLDRTGSGNETAAHLKADGRLTIMFCAMAGPPLIMRLYGRGRVIHRDSSEFAHRLREHFEGIAPLGARQMVHLDFDLVQTSCGYGVPLFEYQEERPQMDAWARAKGVEGIEDYWREKNQVSLDGLPTGLLE, encoded by the coding sequence ATGGCAAAGCAGTTCCCGCGGCTCGAAGCGCATCACCATCGTTTCATCGCGGAGCAGCACCTGTTCTTCACTGCGTCGGCAGCCCCAACGGGGCACGTGAACGTCTCGCCGCGCAGCACCGACATGTTCCGCGTTCTGGGTGACAACGCGGTGATGTATCTGGACCGGACCGGAAGCGGCAACGAGACCGCTGCGCACCTCAAAGCGGATGGCCGTTTGACAATCATGTTCTGCGCCATGGCCGGGCCCCCCCTGATCATGCGCCTCTATGGCAGGGGACGCGTGATCCACCGTGACAGTTCCGAATTCGCCCACCGGCTGAGAGAGCACTTCGAAGGGATTGCTCCGCTCGGGGCACGGCAGATGGTTCACTTGGACTTCGACCTGGTTCAAACCTCATGCGGCTACGGGGTGCCGCTCTTTGAGTATCAGGAAGAACGCCCCCAGATGGACGCTTGGGCCAGAGCCAAGGGTGTGGAAGGCATTGAAGACTATTGGCGGGAAAAGAACCAAGTCAGTCTGGATGGCCTCCCCACCGGCCTCTTGGAGTAG
- a CDS encoding serine/threonine protein kinase, giving the protein MKIGRYEIIRKLAMGGMAEVFLAKAAGPLGFEKTLVLKRILPHLADEPTFVEMFLAEAKLVAHLTHPNIVQIFDFGEADNAYFLAMEYIDGPNLRTLIKRAIALDHPLSPAICAKIVAAACEGLAYAHDFRDPVTQNPMGLIHRDISPDNIMLSRQGTVKVADFGIAKAAGYGPQTQEGVLKGKLAYMAPEQLKAAPLDRRADVYALGIVLYELLTRCKPFEATTDASLMRAILFEEFVPAQERRPDLPEPLQRILARAVARERDQRYPDCFALQTDLERFVLATGEPLSSFSVSRLITQLGLEPQESAPSPKREERTLHTNALRAILEPGQQEAAPTEPATPTPGGLLRPELKTARISKPEHKALSAGTNAPLAPSARTSGITSAGKPKTPPPVPSAEDLDDIAQFEASLRSSVRRRQWLLPTLLILTAVGGGGHYLWRHGALPFLAASSAEAAVVATPESSAEETAPSPAPSEALFASPQPLMAQDGQPASAGAAPASAPTPEEAKPGLRSAPAKSGLVDFRLASATRVLLNGQDVGVTPFMPLEIPEGRHTVRFINAKLDKDVTRTISVKAGRTYVLKYNLNTN; this is encoded by the coding sequence ATGAAGATCGGCAGATACGAGATCATCCGCAAGCTGGCGATGGGGGGCATGGCCGAAGTCTTCCTGGCCAAGGCCGCCGGTCCTCTGGGCTTCGAGAAGACGTTGGTGCTCAAGCGCATCCTCCCGCACCTGGCGGACGAGCCCACCTTCGTGGAGATGTTTCTCGCCGAGGCCAAGCTGGTCGCGCACCTGACCCATCCCAACATTGTCCAGATCTTCGACTTCGGCGAGGCGGACAACGCGTACTTCCTGGCCATGGAGTACATCGATGGCCCGAACCTGCGCACGCTCATCAAGCGCGCCATCGCGCTCGACCATCCCTTGTCCCCTGCCATTTGCGCGAAGATCGTCGCGGCGGCGTGCGAAGGTCTGGCCTACGCCCACGACTTCCGGGATCCGGTCACCCAGAATCCCATGGGCCTCATTCACCGCGACATCAGCCCGGACAACATCATGCTGTCGCGGCAGGGCACGGTGAAGGTGGCGGACTTCGGCATCGCCAAGGCCGCGGGCTACGGTCCTCAGACGCAAGAGGGCGTCCTCAAGGGCAAGCTCGCCTACATGGCGCCGGAGCAGCTCAAGGCAGCCCCCCTGGACCGGCGAGCCGACGTCTACGCGCTGGGCATCGTTCTCTACGAGCTGCTCACCCGCTGCAAGCCCTTCGAGGCAACGACGGACGCCTCCCTCATGCGGGCGATCCTTTTCGAGGAGTTCGTTCCCGCCCAGGAGCGGCGCCCGGATCTCCCGGAGCCCCTGCAGCGGATTCTGGCCCGCGCGGTGGCACGCGAGCGTGATCAGCGCTACCCGGACTGTTTTGCCCTGCAGACAGACCTGGAACGCTTCGTCCTCGCCACCGGCGAGCCGTTGAGCAGCTTCTCCGTCTCGCGCCTCATCACCCAGCTGGGCCTCGAGCCCCAGGAGAGCGCGCCGTCCCCCAAACGGGAGGAGCGCACCCTTCATACCAATGCCCTGCGCGCCATCCTGGAGCCTGGGCAGCAGGAAGCGGCCCCCACGGAGCCTGCCACGCCCACCCCCGGGGGCCTCCTTCGGCCGGAGCTCAAGACGGCCCGGATCTCCAAGCCCGAGCACAAGGCGCTCTCCGCGGGAACCAACGCCCCCCTCGCCCCCTCCGCGCGCACGTCCGGGATCACCAGTGCCGGAAAGCCGAAAACCCCTCCGCCGGTCCCGTCCGCGGAGGACCTGGATGACATCGCCCAGTTCGAAGCCTCGCTGCGCAGCTCGGTCCGCCGGAGGCAGTGGCTGTTGCCCACCCTTCTCATCTTGACGGCGGTGGGAGGCGGCGGTCATTACCTCTGGCGCCACGGCGCGCTCCCCTTTCTGGCTGCCTCCTCGGCCGAAGCCGCCGTTGTGGCAACTCCCGAGTCCTCCGCCGAAGAGACCGCTCCCTCTCCTGCCCCCTCGGAAGCGCTCTTCGCGTCTCCTCAGCCCCTCATGGCGCAAGACGGACAGCCCGCTTCCGCTGGCGCGGCACCGGCCAGCGCGCCCACTCCCGAGGAAGCGAAGCCCGGCCTTCGCAGTGCCCCCGCCAAGAGCGGACTGGTCGACTTCCGCTTGGCCTCCGCCACCCGCGTCCTCCTCAATGGACAGGATGTGGGAGTCACTCCCTTCATGCCGCTGGAAATTCCCGAAGGCCGGCACACCGTCCGCTTCATCAATGCGAAGCTGGACAAGGACGTCACCCGTACCATCTCGGTCAAAGCGGGCCGCACGTACGTCCTGAAATACAACCTCAACACGAATTGA